A window from Prochlorococcus marinus CUG1435 encodes these proteins:
- a CDS encoding adenylate cyclase, translated as MKVLKKIRWTSLKRLHQCNQTSHLNDLNNFNNYIDKINSQLERADIQKRILTRNIYREYELYLNLVRDLLYISVEKGINQIYSYPTINDNFLNENEFCSLFEKKISKLIFTNLPLLTIEQLKINEIEQNKNKRINLTIFDGSTKTKDDQKEKFQDEDGFQFKEPTHFHISKDFSNTSEYYQPHNYEKFVSLDLDNNDHDNYLSNNNIFENLGVEKQFISSLLELIGEEKVEKTRHSEKDNINQTDNSPKNHILKNFDLIEKSLENLLLNLSYNINQELFKANLIKKMISKDSFEYLVDKKLNIKHPHPFVINFELNLNRSSLNDNNFTSIIFFNISTVELEFKNLNLSIQRNKINELKNQFQRLIKKEIYWRQKDITLNKIR; from the coding sequence GTGAAGGTATTGAAAAAAATCAGATGGACTTCGCTGAAGAGGTTGCATCAATGCAATCAAACTAGTCACTTGAATGATTTGAATAACTTCAATAATTATATAGATAAAATTAATTCTCAATTAGAGAGAGCAGACATACAAAAAAGAATTTTAACTAGAAATATCTATAGGGAATATGAACTTTATCTTAATCTCGTAAGAGATCTACTTTACATCTCTGTAGAAAAAGGTATTAACCAAATATATAGTTATCCAACAATTAATGATAATTTTTTAAATGAAAATGAATTCTGTAGTCTCTTTGAAAAAAAAATAAGTAAATTGATATTTACGAATTTGCCCTTATTAACAATAGAACAATTAAAAATAAATGAAATTGAACAAAATAAAAATAAGAGAATTAATTTAACTATTTTTGATGGTTCCACAAAAACAAAGGATGATCAAAAAGAAAAATTTCAAGATGAAGATGGTTTTCAATTCAAAGAACCAACTCATTTTCACATAAGTAAAGATTTTTCAAACACTTCTGAATATTATCAACCTCATAATTATGAGAAATTCGTATCGCTTGATTTAGATAATAACGATCATGATAATTATTTATCCAACAACAATATTTTTGAAAACTTAGGAGTTGAAAAACAATTTATTTCCTCCCTACTTGAATTAATAGGAGAAGAAAAGGTTGAAAAAACAAGACATTCAGAAAAAGATAATATCAACCAAACGGATAATTCACCAAAAAATCATATTCTTAAAAATTTTGATTTAATAGAAAAATCATTGGAAAATTTACTTTTGAATCTTTCATATAATATTAACCAAGAATTATTTAAGGCAAATCTTATAAAAAAGATGATATCTAAAGATTCCTTTGAGTACTTAGTAGACAAAAAATTAAATATAAAACATCCACATCCTTTTGTTATTAATTTCGAATTAAACTTGAATCGGTCATCATTAAACGACAATAATTTTACAAGTATTATTTTCTTCAATATATCTACTGTTGAGTTAGAGTTTAAAAATCTAAATCTTTCTATTCAAAGGAATAAAATAAATGAGCTAAAAAATCAATTTCAGCGTTTGATTAAAAAAGAGATATATTGGAGGCAAAAAGATATAACTTTGAATAAGATACGTTGA
- a CDS encoding D-Ala-D-Ala dipeptidase, translated as MKIWNKIPIKDNGDKLIAIPSCLKFLEPHPYSHLGAPYKDKTSIWKLREEVVNRLLKVNDYLISKSSFNLLIYDSWRPLEVQEFMFKRAFLLECEKSNIDISFEHIKSYPSILKKVEKFWAYPSYDTRCPPPHSTGGALDVCLSEKDGNLVGMGSMVDQMDETSNPYFYANIKNKDAITWNSRRNLLREIMTKFGFAQHPNEWWHFSYGDQLWAWKNKKANALYGKI; from the coding sequence TTGAAAATTTGGAATAAAATACCAATTAAAGATAATGGAGATAAATTAATAGCTATACCTAGCTGTCTAAAGTTTTTAGAACCCCACCCTTACTCTCATTTAGGAGCGCCTTACAAAGATAAAACCTCTATTTGGAAATTAAGAGAGGAAGTCGTTAATAGATTATTAAAAGTAAATGATTATTTAATATCAAAGAGTAGTTTTAACCTTTTAATTTATGACAGTTGGCGACCTTTAGAAGTCCAGGAATTTATGTTTAAAAGAGCATTTTTATTAGAGTGTGAAAAATCCAATATTGATATTTCTTTTGAACATATAAAATCTTATCCATCCATTTTAAAAAAAGTTGAAAAATTTTGGGCATATCCTTCTTATGACACTAGGTGTCCTCCCCCTCATTCAACTGGGGGTGCATTGGATGTTTGCTTATCAGAAAAAGACGGAAATCTTGTTGGAATGGGAAGCATGGTTGATCAAATGGATGAAACATCAAATCCTTATTTTTATGCCAACATAAAGAATAAAGACGCAATTACTTGGAATAGTAGAAGAAACTTATTAAGGGAAATTATGACTAAATTCGGATTTGCTCAACATCCTAATGAATGGTGGCATTTTAGTTATGGTGATCAATTATGGGCTTGGAAAAATAAAAAAGCAAATGCCCTTTATGGAAAAATTTAA
- the recG gene encoding ATP-dependent DNA helicase RecG has product MTIIGNNNKLIKDWIRTLQKSLTIETENKFINTLGREKYFNDYLHQSLKRLDNLNLTDEYLRIFYEFSKKYNEYNKLDENQRKRLIIDTRKNLYKLGKTLENEGSNDISNKVFLNNADSSLSFDSDISLIKNVGKVYKNKLNELGIFHIKDLINYFPRTYLDYTNRVKIINLKPENLYTCIGNVKRFYIHKSKKNSNLSIMNIIVSDDSSSIKVTKFFLGRRFRSYSFFTSQKSLYIPGTKLAISGKVKLTEYGKTFVDPQIEILKDNNDNFNFSGKILPLYSLGDALSNMSFIKLMKKVLIYAKQYPEILNKKQLDSLSLLSKGESLINIHFPPTQQALIESKKRLVFDELFLLQIKFLLRKRKTNKNLTSQQLPQKKSLLKEFLNTFPFALTKSQENVLNEIKKDLSNPEPMSRLLQGDVGSGKTIIAIASLLLVIEKNLQGAFMVPTEVLAEQHYKNLLKYLNPLLVSVELLTGNTPQKKRKEIFSNLNNGLVDILVGTHALFEDKVIFNSLGMVVIDEQHRFGVTQRNRLLNKGENTNLLSMTATPIPRTLALSIYGDLDVSQITELPPGRVPITTKIISEDDLTNLFKIVDDEINKGKQAYVILPLIEDSEKMNLSSAKKTFKHLSEEVFFNKKVGLLHGKLSSQEKNEVINSFLKNEINILVSTTVIEVGIDVPNATIMIIYNSDRFGLSQLHQLRGRVGRGSTKSFCYLVTPDKNGLENKRLCVLQKSNDGFYIAEKDLELRGPGQILGYRQSGLPDFVLDNLPNNKFLIEKAREEAIKIVSDDPDLKENIVLRNILIDNSDNKFIHDFLN; this is encoded by the coding sequence GTGACTATTATTGGGAATAATAATAAATTAATTAAAGATTGGATAAGAACTCTTCAAAAGTCTCTAACTATTGAAACTGAAAATAAATTTATTAACACTCTAGGAAGAGAAAAATATTTTAATGATTATTTGCATCAATCATTGAAAAGACTAGATAATCTAAATCTCACAGACGAATATTTGAGGATATTTTATGAATTTTCTAAGAAATATAATGAATATAATAAATTAGATGAAAATCAAAGAAAAAGGTTAATTATAGATACAAGAAAAAATCTTTATAAACTAGGCAAAACTCTAGAAAATGAAGGTTCTAATGATATTTCTAATAAAGTTTTTCTGAATAATGCTGATTCAAGTTTGTCTTTTGATTCAGATATTTCATTAATAAAAAATGTAGGAAAAGTTTATAAAAATAAGCTTAATGAATTAGGGATATTTCATATAAAAGATCTAATTAATTATTTCCCACGAACATATCTAGACTATACGAATAGAGTCAAGATAATAAATTTAAAACCAGAAAATTTATACACCTGCATCGGAAACGTTAAAAGATTTTATATTCATAAGAGTAAAAAAAATAGCAATTTATCAATAATGAATATTATAGTTTCTGATGATTCGTCTTCAATAAAGGTTACAAAATTTTTTTTAGGAAGAAGATTTAGATCTTACTCCTTCTTCACATCTCAAAAATCTTTGTATATTCCTGGAACCAAATTAGCAATTTCCGGTAAGGTCAAATTGACAGAGTATGGCAAAACTTTTGTAGATCCGCAGATTGAGATTCTTAAGGATAACAATGATAATTTTAATTTCTCAGGAAAAATATTACCTTTATATTCATTAGGTGATGCATTATCAAATATGAGTTTTATAAAACTTATGAAAAAGGTACTAATTTATGCAAAGCAATATCCAGAAATTTTAAATAAAAAACAACTTGATTCATTATCTTTATTATCAAAAGGAGAGTCTTTGATTAATATTCATTTCCCACCAACTCAACAGGCACTTATTGAGTCAAAAAAACGTTTGGTTTTTGATGAGTTATTCCTACTTCAAATAAAGTTCCTACTTAGAAAACGAAAGACTAATAAAAATTTAACTTCCCAACAATTACCTCAAAAGAAATCTTTATTAAAAGAATTTTTAAATACTTTTCCTTTTGCATTAACAAAATCACAAGAAAATGTTTTAAATGAAATTAAGAAAGATTTATCTAATCCCGAACCAATGTCTAGATTGCTTCAGGGAGATGTGGGAAGCGGTAAAACTATAATTGCAATAGCGTCTCTTTTACTAGTCATTGAAAAAAACCTGCAAGGTGCATTTATGGTCCCAACTGAGGTATTGGCAGAACAGCATTATAAAAATTTATTAAAATATTTGAATCCCCTTTTAGTTTCTGTTGAACTACTTACTGGGAACACTCCTCAAAAAAAGAGAAAAGAAATTTTCTCTAATTTGAACAATGGATTAGTTGATATCCTCGTAGGTACTCATGCATTATTTGAGGATAAAGTAATCTTTAATTCATTAGGCATGGTAGTAATTGATGAACAACATAGGTTTGGAGTTACTCAAAGAAATAGATTACTAAATAAAGGAGAAAATACTAACTTGTTATCAATGACAGCAACACCAATTCCAAGAACTCTTGCGCTTTCTATTTATGGTGATTTAGATGTGAGTCAAATTACAGAACTCCCTCCTGGGAGAGTTCCCATAACAACAAAAATAATTTCAGAAGACGATTTAACTAACTTGTTCAAGATTGTTGATGATGAGATTAATAAGGGAAAGCAAGCTTATGTGATTTTGCCACTTATAGAAGATTCAGAAAAAATGAATTTAAGCTCTGCAAAGAAAACATTCAAACATTTATCAGAAGAGGTCTTTTTTAACAAAAAAGTTGGATTATTACATGGCAAATTAAGTTCACAAGAAAAGAATGAAGTAATTAATTCTTTTTTAAAGAATGAAATTAATATATTGGTTTCAACCACAGTAATTGAGGTTGGTATTGATGTGCCTAACGCCACAATTATGATTATTTATAATTCGGACAGATTTGGGTTGTCCCAGCTACATCAATTAAGGGGTAGAGTCGGGAGAGGATCAACAAAATCCTTTTGTTATCTGGTAACCCCCGATAAAAATGGATTAGAAAATAAACGACTTTGTGTTTTGCAAAAATCTAATGATGGCTTTTATATTGCTGAAAAAGACTTGGAGCTTAGAGGACCAGGCCAGATTTTAGGATATAGACAATCCGGATTGCCTGATTTTGTACTGGATAATTTACCTAATAATAAATTTCTTATTGAAAAGGCTCGTGAAGAGGCTATTAAGATTGTTAGTGATGATCCTGATTTAAAAGAAAATATTGTTTTAAGGAATATACTTATTGATAATTCTGATAATAAATTCATTCATGATTTCTTAAATTGA